Genomic window (Phalacrocorax carbo chromosome 11, bPhaCar2.1, whole genome shotgun sequence):
CAACATCTTCTACGGTCATGCTGCCCTGAGTGATGACAGTCAGCGGAGGATCGTTCCTCCGTGGCCTCATTACGTCCATCGCAAGCGTCTTGTGTGAGAACTCTTCCTTGGCTTCCAAGAAAGGGTATCCGTTGAGGCGAATGTGGGCATCGTAAATGCCTTCCCGCCCAATAGCGTCAGCCACCCACTTGCTGGTCATGGCTGCTGCCATCAGAGGAACGATGTATTCCAGCCCACCGGTGAGCTCAAACATAATGACCACTAGTGACACAGTCATTCGGGTCACCCCACCTGCAAACAGAGCACAGGAAGACAGTTGACGTGAACAGGCAATTTTGGGGGTTTCCAGGCAGGAGAGCTCTTCTGAGGTTTGTTACAGCTGCCCTCTGCCAGCGCGCCTAGAGCAGGCCTTGATTCAGCAAGCGGTGGTGCTGCTGGACCCCTACATCTAATTGAGCATCGCAGTGGAAGCCAAGCACAAGCAGAATGCAGTACTGAAACCATCCCTCCCTTCCAGAATATCGTGCCACGGGCTGGCTTTAAGGGTTTGCTACGTGTTTTTGCTGGGTCTTTCCCTGACCTCTGAAGCAACCTCAGTCTGGCCATGCCATAGAAGGGCCTTATCCATAGGCAGAGTCATGAAACGCAACCTCTGACAAGCCGTACACGAAAGGCAAGTGTCATCCGGGCATCCTCTGGTTGCTGGCATCAACTCCCCCAATAGCGAGGGCTTCAGACAACCTGCCTTTCGAGTTTGCCGACATTTTAACTACCGGTCATTATGCTTTTGTAGGTTTTCAACATTAAAACAGTTGAGGCATTTGGAGAAGAGATGAATCTTCTtaaatactgacttttttttttaaaacagcattttgtctCAGCATATTTTAGTTATGCTTTTGAGATTCAAGTCCCAAAGCTACTCCCAAATATTTTAGAGGAGTTTTACTCCAATAACCAATCTCCTAAAGGAGCACAACCCTTTAGTACTGTCCAGGGGTAAACAGAACAGTGGaaccatatttatttttcatcaacTACATGCAAACAAGAAGGTGTATCCCCTTTAAAAAGACCAAAGGTGGGGCTTTGGTAGCATGCTTTTGTTGTTCCTGAAATGAAAGTTTCTCCTGATAGAGTACTCCCTCAGGAGTTAAACATATTATTCAGTGGAGGAAAGGATTGGGAATTACAGTGCAAGTGAAGTTCAGTCACATGCACCCAATTTCTCAAATTCATCCAAGCAGAAGAAGTGTTACCAAAAAAACAAAGTGCTTGAAAGAAGAGTTGCATCATAAGATTTAGGGCCAGAACAGAAAGTAAAGTGAATTAAACCAGCCCAGGAAAATCTGAAGCCCCTGGCCAGCCTCATTTGTTCTAGCTGCCTATTCAGCAGGCTCCCCACTGAAACCGGTCATGTCCAACCGTAGGGTGGTGCTGGCAAAAGAATGCAAACAAGATGAGAAAAACATTGCGTTTTCCACTAGGGAGTTCCCTGTTCTCCAGCTGAAGCCAGCTTCCACGGACTGCGACAACAGCCGCAGCATCTCCCCAAGACACCTCTGTACATGGCCAACCACGACCCAAACCACCACCTGGGCTTCAGAAAACATCCTGCTTACCTAGACACGCTGCAGCCCCGACCATCGCATAGAGGCCAGGGGTGATGCAGTCAGCTCCTTGGCTGCACCAGCCGCTGAAGATGGCCCAGTCGTGGTGGTAATAGGCCAGCTGCTCCACGGCTACTCCCAGCAATCTGCCTGCTATAGCACCCACCGCCATGCTGGGGATGAAGAGACCCGACGGCACCTGGGAAAACACCCGCCGGTAAACGCGCCGTTCCTCAGACTTCGCAAAGACTAGAGACGGACGTTCGAAACGGGACTGAGAAGTTAAAATCGGCACGGACGCCTCGCTCTGCCACCACTGCCCTTCCTGCGCTCTCCTACTCCCTGCAACAGGGTTGAAACACGCTCCTTCCCGAGCAGGAGGAACAGCCACGTGGGAGGTTTGCGTGGCGCAGAACCAccttttttcaaaagcttattTCCCAAGAGAATATAATAAAGCTTCCCCTGCACACCGTCAATGCTCCCCCTGCCTTTCCAACCGCACAAGTACTTGTTTATGGCACCCACGGGATTCTCCCACTCTGCTGGCTTCCCATACTGGCAGCGGGATCATCCTGCTTCCCTGGCAGGATTCAGACTCCACTGTGGAAGTGAGGGTGCCTGGAATTAGCACAGGCAACGCCCAGCAGAGCCACTGCCAGCAAGTTTCACCTCTGCACTTCAGCTGTTCTGGGGCTCTGAAAGCTCCTGTCCTTTGAAGTCGGAGAATCTCCCCCCCTTTCCTTTACACATTTGCCACACCGCTTTCCTCACACGTTGTACACCTTTCTCACAGACTTGTTGGTTGTCCTCGAATGTCAGCGACCACCTCACGGCAACGATGATGTCCAAACCTCTGTGGTGAGGTCACCTTTCTGGACAGACCACTCGAGGACTGGGGTCAGGGGAGATGCTCAGCTCCACCCACTGAACCCCACTGCAGGAAAGCTCAGACCTAGGCAGTATATCCACAGCTCGGGAGGCTGCCACCAGACAAGTTCAGAACCATCTGACCAAGGAACAGCTATGATAAGTACGCATTTACAAATTAAGATATCGACTGCTTTGCAATTAGCTATTGCACATATATTGCATACATATCAAAAACGCTTACGGCAGGACAACTTAGAAGCATTCCGTGTTTGGCAAATGGGACGTGGAGCCCTGAGACGCCAGCTTCAGTGACTGCATCTGACGCTCACACTCACGCTAAAAGGTTTCTGCTGCCCTCAGCTACCAGCAACAGAAGAAGTAACTGCAGTCTATCACCTCGCCCCCTTCTTAACAGAGCTCAGGGAGGAAAACATGTCTGTTTATTGAGCAAATAAAACTCTAAGATGTGATTCTTCTCATTCTCTGCAGGAACCCCGTGAGCTCCTTTACAGGCGATTCTCACCTTCATGCCAAAGGTGAAGATCGTGATGAAGACTTTCATTACGAGGGCCAAAGCCAGCTGCCACATGGCTGTGTAAACTCCTGGGCCAGCAGCTCGGTCTGGCAGGTCATCCCCTTTGGTGCTGTTGAAATCATTCACATACTCGCAGAGCTTGGAGGAGTCCAAAATCCCACAGTCGTTGAAGAGCTCAGAAATCAGCTCGCTGGTGCTCATTCTGGTGTACTCGTTGGGGAAGGCCAGAATGGCTGTGATCGCGGTCACTACAAACACCTCCAGCACAGGGTATTTGCCAAGCTTGGTCGTCTTGCGTCGCCTGCACCAGGCGATGTTGCTGCGAATGAAGAAAGCTCCCCAGAGCCCACCAAATATTCCCAAAAGGATGAATGGCACAAGCTCCAGAAGATGCCACGGCATGTGGAACTCCACATAGAAGAGAACCAGGCGGCTGTTCCCAAAAGGGTTGATGGAGCGCAGGGTGAATGCAGCGACCAGAGCAGCGAAGAAGGAGCGCCACAGTGTCTTGAGAGGAAAGTAGTAACTGACctaaaggaaaaccaaagcagaCTCAGTCACTTTGACACTTGTCACTACACCGAAGGCTGCCCAGTAACACAATCACCACTGCATGAGGTAAAGGCAAGGATTGAGATCGATGTGTACTGGCCACCTACCCTCCTCTCCAGCCACGCACCCCAAGGCTTTATTTTGAGCTCCCGTTCAATGCGGATTGCAATGACCAGGACGAGCCCTGGCCTGCATAATTCCAGCGCGGCAAGTGCCCTCTACGATCCCTGAAGTGGAGGCGACTTACTCAGATAGCAAAAGCTGTTACAAACCAGCTACGAGCTGAATCCGGACAATTATTTGCCTTGCATGCTCTGCAAAGTCCAAAAGTGCCAAACAACAGTGCTTGCCATGGCTGCCACCACAACTATTGCTCAGCTGAGCAAACCCATCCCATTCCTCCTCCGAGCTAAGCCCTGAAGCGAGCAGGGGTCATCCACTTCACGTCTGGATCAAAACACCAAGGATTAGAAGTTCCTTGGGAAGAAAAGGGGTTTGATAAGCCAGACAAGTTTGTTCCCAGGTGCCGTGGGACAGAGCTGTCAGGGGATCGTGGACACACGGAAAACGTGAcagaggctgtggctgtgaGCAGTGTTGCTGAGCACGGGCACACCGGGGGAAACCAACAGGTTTATTGCAAAGCTACGGATATGACATCATCCAAAATAAACTCTCCAGTATTTGCAAGAATTACCTGAAACCCCAATAAGCTTTTAGGTTGCTTGGCCTTGTAAATACATCACCAATCAGTATTGAACACGGTCTCCTTTCCACACCCAAGCAGTTATGAGTGgactgtatttttaaaccagCAGGGTCAGTTCTTGCAATAAAACAGCTCGCCAAGGGCTAATAGAAAATGCTGATGTTACCTCTTCCAGACTAAAGAGCACTCCTCCGATCGGTGCACCAAAAGCTACAGAcacaccagcagctgcagctgctgataAAACCTGAGGGAGAAACCAAAGCCAGTCAGACGTTTTCAGCCCCCCTCCAAACATTCCCCCTTTTTGTTTGCCTTGACTTAAATTTGTACAACTTCTGTCTCCAGCGCAAGCACAGTAAGCCAGGGTCAGACCCATTTTAAAGGCAGCAGGGAAAAGACAGAGTGAGCCGATTCCCTAGGGAGAAGGGCTGCAAGTAGCTACAAAAACACTGGTGTGAGCATTTCACCAGTCCCACCCCAAAGCCAGCAGAAGTGGCATCACCAGCAAttccctttttcctgtttcagctgATCTCGTGCTACGCTTCCACCTTAGATAAAGCTCCAGTAAAACAGAATAGCAGTAATTTCACGCTGACTTTTGCCACATTTGCCTGTCTCACATTCATCCTGTTTCTCAGAATAGGGTAACACAGTGTAACTAGAGGTGCTGTGGGGTCACCCCAAATCCTGCAGCCCGCAGGGTGGATTCTGTCGGGTCTTGGTTTTGCAGAATGTAAACTGCCCAATGCGATACTACACACCTCACATTAACTGTTCTCCAGTGACTTGTCCAGAGACAAGCATGCAGCGCTGTGAGGAAACACTCCTGAGCTTCACGTTAGACGCTAGCTTGGTTCTTACACCATGCCCATCGCTGTGTCCCTGAAAGCGGAGCCCTTCATTCTACTCCTACGGCCAAGTCCAGGTCCCCCAGACAGTCCCAACGTAGTTTATAGAGCTGCATGGCAAACAAACGGGACGCTGACCTGCGCTGAGGAGACGCTGTGGTGTCCCTTCCTAACCGAGACGCCTTCGGCTCCAACTAGGGGCCGCGCTGAGGCACACCGAGAACAGCACAGCGCACGGTCTGCCCGCGCCACCCCCGCAGTTTGACATCGGTGTCTCTCCGTACCTCTCTGCGCTTCGCTTCGTTCTTCCTGTATTTGGTGAAGAGGTGACACAAGATGTTCCCACAGCAGCAGGCGACGTGCACCAGGGGCCCCTCTTTGCCCAGGCTCAGCCCAGAGGACACCGCCAACACTAAGGTGATGGTTTTGATGATCAGCGTCCACTTGCCCAGGTAGCCTCTAATGATGAAACCACTTAAGATAGTTTTGATCTGGAAGTCAAGCACACAAAGCTCTACAGGCTTTCATTCAAGCCCTGGTCAGAGCTCCTGTTTTACTAGGCGCTCCCAACCCTGCCCTGAACTTTCCTCTACAGCTTTCAGAGTCCCCCCCAGCCATCAAAAGTAACGTAGAGTCAGTAAAAATATCCCTCCGTGCAAAGGCTGAAACAGCCATCTGAGCCCTCCCTTCAGGGCCACTAGGCCTGCTGAAGAACAGTCTGAGCCCAGCTTTTGTAGCCCATCTTACGCAAGCAGTGCACTTTTGTTTGTACCTCCTGCAGTAAATGCCATaaacattttagtttttaacGGGATTGCATAGACACTTTGGTACTTCAGAcgtgtttcaggaaaaaaaaagccccatgtaTTAAGCCACCATCTGAAGTGCCAGAAATTATTATTCCATAGCAGGCACGTGTAACCCTTGGATGGCGGATCCCTACCccaccttaaaaaaacccagcccactGTCATCCTCACTCACCTCTGGGATCCCTGAGCCGCAGGCATAAGGAGCAAAGCCTTTCACAAGTAACACAGCAAGAAGGGAGAATAACAAGGCCCAGATAACGTACATCAAGTAGTTGAGAATATATGCAAAAGCCCCCTGAAATGCAGAGAACGTTACCCAAATTAGATCATTTCAGCTGAGATCACATCAAAGCTGTGTGCTGAAGCAAGCGTGCAGAAATAGGAGGTAATCCCTCAGCCAAAAAATGAAGAGACCTACAGCAGGTGTGAGGTTTGAAGGACGAGTTACGTTTGCTGGGTTAGGGGGATACGAACCAATCATATCTCCAAAGACCATTTATATAAATAGCAAACAGGGTACACAAGTACTTGGCACTGGGATAAGTGCTGCCCCAGTCATGCGGGCTGCTCCGCTGGATAGAGCTGCCAGAAACACAAGGCTTGAGCTCATCTAGCATTCCTCTGAAACGTTCATGGGCAAAACATCCTCCAAGCCACAAGTCTCTGACACACAGCTAAAACACTGCACTTGTAAACATGTCAGTGCTTTGCTTCCCCTCCGAGGACAACACATAAGTAACTTGAGTTTATTTATGCCCTTGGAAGACCCCAATGGTGAACCTTAAAGTCACCGAGCCACCTAGAGCTTGCACTTGTGGCACATACACCCAGATCACTAAGCAGGGGATGGTACAGGCCAGGGGAACCGGACAGTCGGCAGCAAAACCAGTTGTAGGCACACGTCACCTCTCCATGGCCAAGGATCAGCTGGGACCAGCTCTTCCACTCGGGGCACTTGTCTCTGTCCGTGAAGgttgtgttgtatttccagcagcagTGCTCATGGTTAAACCAGAAGCCTGCTAAACACACTCCTTCCTTCAAATCTGTCATCCAGTGGGCAGAGATGTCTATCAGGCCTGCTAAGGAAcctagtttaaagaaaaaaaagtgaataatCGCCTTATGCAGACTCCAATACCTGAAGGTTACATCTGCCCTACTAATTTTTGACTCACCTACCAACAAATACAGTGGTACTGGTATTTTTGCCTAGAGTTAACTTTTATTCTATAGAGAGTTAAATGGGAAGATTTGAGAGAgtatatatattgaaaagagGAGGTCAGGAAACAAAGCATGCCTAATAGTATTTCAAAGGTTGACCATTACAAAATGTGTTCAAATGCATCACTAGAAACTAATTCTTCCCAGTTACACCAAAAGAGCACTTATTAAACACAGCACAGCaagcagaggcagagagggaTGTATGGCATTTCTGGAGGACACAGGCAAAATGTGCCATGGGTCTTCAGCacaagaatcatagaatcatcaaggttggaaaagacctctaagatactcaagtccaaccgccaacccaacaaACCCAGGCgtcctaaaccatggccccaagggccacgtgTGCAAggtttttgaacccccccagggacggtgactcccccacctctctgggcagcctgtgccagggcctgacccctctggcagggaaggcattttccctcacacccaacctaaccctcccctgacgcagcctgaggccgttccctctcaccctgtcactggtgacttgggagcagagaccgacccccccctcactccagcccctctcaggcagctgcagagagcgagaagggctcccctcagccccctcttctccaggctaaacccccccagccccctcagccgccccccagcacacttgtgctccagaccctgccccagccccgctgcccttctctggacacgctccagcccctccaggcccttcttgtcccgaggggcccaaacctgagcccagcgttcgaggtggggcctccccagggccgagcacaggggccccatccctgcccggctcctgctggccacaccagtgctgacacaagcccgggggctggtggcctccttggccacccgggcactgctggctcatgcccagccggctgtcagccagcacccccagggccttctgcgccgggcacttcccagcccctctgccccaggcctggggcgctgcctggggttgctgcagagctggaatcCAGGAGTTACACCAACAACGCTAAGGCTGTGACAGGAATAACTTTGAATTTCCAATcccagtgttaaaaaaaaaaaaagggaagggaaagttACAACTGTGCCAagtgaaacaaagcaagcagaGCCAGTACAGAAAgtaattctgattttaaaagaggAATCTTCGtgcaatttcttatttttctgttaagaaTAACTCCTCTAAGCCCCAAAGATACACGCTGCAATCAGCTCTGCTGTCAATAAAAATGCCACAATAACACCAAGGCCAGGAACAGAGACCTCTGATCTCTCAGAGCAAGTGCTAGCACAAGCTCCAGAGGTAGCAATTAGTATTTAGCAAATCTTCCAGTTAATGAAAAACTGGCTAGCAGCTTTCCTATGTAAATATTAACACAAGATTTCACTTCATTCCTCGTGATGAATGCTTAGCTGCTTTCTATCGGGAAGATCTGTATCCAactgattttcttctgctgcactGGGTCCAAAGTTTGCTTCTGAAATCATTTACAAGGCCTCAGCCAGTCAACCTCTGAGAGAAGCCCGACTTCCCAAGAAACGCCCCTcactttttatatttaagcaTAGTAGGGGGGAGAgtaaaaaaatagattaagaaAATCTTGCTAGCAGTCCTTGGCATTAACCTATCCAGTGTCAATGAAGACCGTTCGGCAAAGACGATGTACAGCATGACACCCTCCTCTGGCCCAGCGTTTTGATCAGCTCTGCTTTCATGAATagtcttttgttttggggttttttatgtgtggtttttgtctgtttttgtttcagagctctgtACCAGCAGCAGATCCAGAGCAGCGGCCAGGACAGCTTTCAGTCTCAGTTTTGTGTCTGGGTATTTACACAAACCCAGcctcaaagcatttaaaaataattctccataaactgcaaagcagcagcagagccaccGATGAGCGCAGCCCCTTGCACGGCCCTCGCTCCAGGGCCAAATCTGCCgctccagcgatctgccaggCTTTGTGGGAGGAATCGATACCGGTGCTGCAGTGCAGGACCAGGACTTAGGTTTAAACTGAGGTTTGCTCTTACCTGCCAACAGCCCAATGAGAAGCATCAACAACCAGCCAGAAAAGGCATCGCTCACGCTGTGCAGCAGTGCCCACGTGGACTCTTTACTTCTACTGGTGATCTAGAAaagttgggtgtttttttttcaaaaagaaacaacaatctGTTAAGACGCTGACCTACTTTGGCGTAAATGCTCTAAAAACTACATGCTGACGTCATTAGTGGAAGATAGCCCCTAACATTCAAAACAGCAGCTGTCGTGACATTCTGCTTTGAGGGGCGAGAGAAAAACCATCAGGCAGTGCCTGCTCTTCCAGCTGGTACGGCAAAGGCAGCTCCCGTCAGGTGTGCAGGAACCGTCACGGATACTTCCATTTtcccagcaaaacagaaagcactCAAGTAGCGCTCTCCTCCTAGGTGTCTTCCGcataaaatgaagacaaaattcATCCCTTAATCTTTTAAGGCCATTACTTGTTAGTAATAGCGAGTTACCAGTATCCCGATGCCACAAGCATATCTGAACACTGAAGAAACCATTCAGGCACTTTGCCCCCAGCAATTCATCAATGCTGCCTCGTGGGCGTTGATACCCACCAACTGGGAGAGCAAAGAGAAGCTGTTGCCAGCATTTCACAGCCTCCAGCTACTGCCTCGACATCTGAAACACAAACTAGGCATTGCTTTAGCTGGAGGAGACTCTCCTAGCGCTGCTCAGCCGGGCACGAGGGGGCCGCAGGTTTGATACCACCGCAGAGGAATGGTCAGGCTGGGAACCAGGCTGTGCTGGCGGCACTGGGAAGCGGGACTCAGACCCGTCCAAGATGCCCCAGCAGGGTCAGCTCCTCAGAGGCTCTGGCCCTGTCTGCCTGTGGCGGGCAGGGACGGCTGaagcctgtcagtctcactgcTCTCGACAGGCGGACAaaagggtgacagagcagctaTTGTGTGCCCCAGTGCCCTGGCGGCCTCTCCCAAGGGAAACATTCCGGCACACCACTATTATTCCCAGATAAAAAGGCACATTAATGCAAACAACTAATACTCACTAAATGAGGAATAAATAAAGTAAGAATCCTTTCTGCCTGAATGAGCGccgtttgtttttcttctccggatttttgtctttcagatgcCACACTGATCACGAGTAGAACCGCTACCGAATCAAGGCAGGGGTTGGGGCCGGTGCCAAAACTACCTCCTTTATATCTCTTATCATTGCACTAACCCCACACCTCTTTGGCCAGCAAAAACTTCTGCCTTGACCCGATTTCAACTTCTTTTGATAACGACAGAAGCGGTTGTTTTACACAAGCATCTCTCTGCAGATAGGAAACAGCCCTGTTCCACGCTGATGGGCATCATTTTGTATGTATGCGTCTGTGCGTGGGGGCATACGTGCGAGAAGTCTTTTGGGTCTTACTCTTAATCCATAGACGGGAACAGAGCTTTGGGCAGGAGGTAGCGG
Coding sequences:
- the LOC104050256 gene encoding H(+)/Cl(-) exchange transporter 5 isoform X4, translated to MNGTSTMMDFLEEPLPGVGTYEDFNTIDWVREKSRDRDRHREITSRSKESTWALLHSVSDAFSGWLLMLLIGLLAGSLAGLIDISAHWMTDLKEGVCLAGFWFNHEHCCWKYNTTFTDRDKCPEWKSWSQLILGHGEGAFAYILNYLMYVIWALLFSLLAVLLVKGFAPYACGSGIPEIKTILSGFIIRGYLGKWTLIIKTITLVLAVSSGLSLGKEGPLVHVACCCGNILCHLFTKYRKNEAKRREVLSAAAAAGVSVAFGAPIGGVLFSLEEVSYYFPLKTLWRSFFAALVAAFTLRSINPFGNSRLVLFYVEFHMPWHLLELVPFILLGIFGGLWGAFFIRSNIAWCRRRKTTKLGKYPVLEVFVVTAITAILAFPNEYTRMSTSELISELFNDCGILDSSKLCEYVNDFNSTKGDDLPDRAAGPGVYTAMWQLALALVMKVFITIFTFGMKVPSGLFIPSMAVGAIAGRLLGVAVEQLAYYHHDWAIFSGWCSQGADCITPGLYAMVGAAACLGGVTRMTVSLVVIMFELTGGLEYIVPLMAAAMTSKWVADAIGREGIYDAHIRLNGYPFLEAKEEFSHKTLAMDVMRPRRNDPPLTVITQGSMTVEDVESIINETTYSGYPVVVSRESQRLVGFVLRRDLIISIENARKKQDGIVSTSIIYFTDHSPPLPPSSPSMLKLRSILDLSPFTVTDQTPMEIVVDIFRKLGLRQCLVTHNGKLLGIITKKDVLKHIAQLANQDPDSILFN
- the LOC104050256 gene encoding H(+)/Cl(-) exchange transporter 5 isoform X3; protein product: MDQKGYRRGSFQSSTSDEDMLEIAGASLDFSMADDDPPLDREMGGFSSYNGGGMNGTSTMMDFLEEPLPGVGTYEDFNTIDWVREKSRDRDRHREITSRSKESTWALLHSVSDAFSGWLLMLLIGLLAGSLAGLIDISAHWMTDLKEGVCLAGFWFNHEHCCWKYNTTFTDRDKCPEWKSWSQLILGHGEGAFAYILNYLMYVIWALLFSLLAVLLVKGFAPYACGSGIPEIKTILSGFIIRGYLGKWTLIIKTITLVLAVSSGLSLGKEGPLVHVACCCGNILCHLFTKYRKNEAKRREVLSAAAAAGVSVAFGAPIGGVLFSLEEVSYYFPLKTLWRSFFAALVAAFTLRSINPFGNSRLVLFYVEFHMPWHLLELVPFILLGIFGGLWGAFFIRSNIAWCRRRKTTKLGKYPVLEVFVVTAITAILAFPNEYTRMSTSELISELFNDCGILDSSKLCEYVNDFNSTKGDDLPDRAAGPGVYTAMWQLALALVMKVFITIFTFGMKVPSGLFIPSMAVGAIAGRLLGVAVEQLAYYHHDWAIFSGWCSQGADCITPGLYAMVGAAACLGGVTRMTVSLVVIMFELTGGLEYIVPLMAAAMTSKWVADAIGREGIYDAHIRLNGYPFLEAKEEFSHKTLAMDVMRPRRNDPPLTVITQGSMTVEDVESIINETTYSGYPVVVSRESQRLVGFVLRRDLIISIENARKKQDGIVSTSIIYFTDHSPPLPPSSPSMLKLRSILDLSPFTVTDQTPMEIVVDIFRKLGLRQCLVTHNGKLLGIITKKDVLKHIAQLANQDPDSILFN
- the LOC104050256 gene encoding H(+)/Cl(-) exchange transporter 5 isoform X2, translating into MGLEALAMDQKGYRRGSFQSSTSDEDMLEIAGASLDFSMADDDPPLDREMGGFSSYNGGGMNGTSTMMDFLEEPLPGVGTYEDFNTIDWVREKSRDRDRHREITSRSKESTWALLHSVSDAFSGWLLMLLIGLLAGSLAGLIDISAHWMTDLKEGVCLAGFWFNHEHCCWKYNTTFTDRDKCPEWKSWSQLILGHGEGAFAYILNYLMYVIWALLFSLLAVLLVKGFAPYACGSGIPEIKTILSGFIIRGYLGKWTLIIKTITLVLAVSSGLSLGKEGPLVHVACCCGNILCHLFTKYRKNEAKRREVLSAAAAAGVSVAFGAPIGGVLFSLEEVSYYFPLKTLWRSFFAALVAAFTLRSINPFGNSRLVLFYVEFHMPWHLLELVPFILLGIFGGLWGAFFIRSNIAWCRRRKTTKLGKYPVLEVFVVTAITAILAFPNEYTRMSTSELISELFNDCGILDSSKLCEYVNDFNSTKGDDLPDRAAGPGVYTAMWQLALALVMKVFITIFTFGMKVPSGLFIPSMAVGAIAGRLLGVAVEQLAYYHHDWAIFSGWCSQGADCITPGLYAMVGAAACLGGVTRMTVSLVVIMFELTGGLEYIVPLMAAAMTSKWVADAIGREGIYDAHIRLNGYPFLEAKEEFSHKTLAMDVMRPRRNDPPLTVITQGSMTVEDVESIINETTYSGYPVVVSRESQRLVGFVLRRDLIISIENARKKQDGIVSTSIIYFTDHSPPLPPSSPSMLKLRSILDLSPFTVTDQTPMEIVVDIFRKLGLRQCLVTHNGKLLGIITKKDVLKHIAQLANQDPDSILFN
- the LOC104050256 gene encoding H(+)/Cl(-) exchange transporter 5 isoform X1; translation: MASRPGKRWVHQEPFGLEALAMDQKGYRRGSFQSSTSDEDMLEIAGASLDFSMADDDPPLDREMGGFSSYNGGGMNGTSTMMDFLEEPLPGVGTYEDFNTIDWVREKSRDRDRHREITSRSKESTWALLHSVSDAFSGWLLMLLIGLLAGSLAGLIDISAHWMTDLKEGVCLAGFWFNHEHCCWKYNTTFTDRDKCPEWKSWSQLILGHGEGAFAYILNYLMYVIWALLFSLLAVLLVKGFAPYACGSGIPEIKTILSGFIIRGYLGKWTLIIKTITLVLAVSSGLSLGKEGPLVHVACCCGNILCHLFTKYRKNEAKRREVLSAAAAAGVSVAFGAPIGGVLFSLEEVSYYFPLKTLWRSFFAALVAAFTLRSINPFGNSRLVLFYVEFHMPWHLLELVPFILLGIFGGLWGAFFIRSNIAWCRRRKTTKLGKYPVLEVFVVTAITAILAFPNEYTRMSTSELISELFNDCGILDSSKLCEYVNDFNSTKGDDLPDRAAGPGVYTAMWQLALALVMKVFITIFTFGMKVPSGLFIPSMAVGAIAGRLLGVAVEQLAYYHHDWAIFSGWCSQGADCITPGLYAMVGAAACLGGVTRMTVSLVVIMFELTGGLEYIVPLMAAAMTSKWVADAIGREGIYDAHIRLNGYPFLEAKEEFSHKTLAMDVMRPRRNDPPLTVITQGSMTVEDVESIINETTYSGYPVVVSRESQRLVGFVLRRDLIISIENARKKQDGIVSTSIIYFTDHSPPLPPSSPSMLKLRSILDLSPFTVTDQTPMEIVVDIFRKLGLRQCLVTHNGKLLGIITKKDVLKHIAQLANQDPDSILFN